The nucleotide sequence ATAGACACATCGGCGCTGATGTTTTTAGCTGAGCCGGTGTAATCCTGACCGGAATAAGAAATCTCACGGATGATGTTTGAGGTGCTGCTCTCCACTTTTAATGTATCGACCAGGCCCGTTTCAGGTGGAGAATCCAGTGTTTCGTCTTTCGTCAGTGTTTGTCCAAGATTAGCGCGTGTCACTTTCTGGTTAGCTTGCTGCTGCTCGTGATTGTACTTTTCTTTATCGGTGTGGGTGTAGTAACTGGTGCTGGTGTAGTTATGGGTGTCGTTGCCAGAAGCGCTGGGTTGAATAGCGCCTTTAACAATATGCTCATCCATCTCTGTGTTCAGCAGACGCGGAATCTGAATGCTTTGTGATGTTGTCCGGTTATAGCGCTTAGCGCGTGAGTAGTTGTAGTGATGAGTGCGTTGCTTGGCTTCCTCTATGGCCGTGAAAATATCATCTGAATAATATTGGTCATGTTGTGAAGGGGCTGCCAATGTTGTTAAAGACAGGCCGCTGAACAAGCAGGCAAGCATCATCGAGTTACGCATAACATTAACGCTCTTGAGCGGTGATCGTGACTTCTGAGCGGATATTACGGGCAGAGCCGGAAAATCCTGCGTCGGAGTAGTTAATTTCGCGCACAAATACCTCATTCGTTGAGGACTCAATTTGCTGAATAGCATCTGGTGTGGTTGCCGTAACACTGTTGACGTTGTTGGTTTCGTCCAGCTCGTTAATTTTACGGCCAAGATTGGTCTCCACAACGGACTCTTCAACGACAGTATCGCGTTGATCGCCGGCGGCGGTTGCCCCTACAGCGCCTTCAATGACCTGGCTATTCATTTCGCTGTTCAGCATTTTCGGGAAATCAAAGCTTTGAGATGTAGAGCGGTTATACCAGGTTTTACCCACGTAACGTTTGTCGACTGGGTTGTGTTTTGCGTGGGCAACTGCATCATCGATGTTGGTTGAATAATAGGCTTCATTGCCTGGCTGAGCCTGGAGGTGTAGCCCGGCTGCGAGCAAAGTCAGAGTGGCACTTGAGAGAATCAGCGTATTCCGTATACGGCTCATGGTGAAGGCCCTATCAGTTTTTGTTATTTTTTGTAATTATTTAAATATAGCAAGGCGTACTTTTTATGTACAATAATCCGGTAAGATTTACAAAGCGTTTTGTTACTGCATTGGGTCTGTTGCCAGAAATGGCGTTTCTTCAGCTCTGATCAGTCAGCAACAGGAATATAATAATGATAAAAACAATGAAATGGGGCTTGTGCCTGATGGCCCTGACTGCGGTAGCGGGATGTACCGTTCATCACTCGTTTGGCGATCACTTTGGGGCTTATGTGGCTCCTGCCGAGGAACAGGCATTCAAAACGGTTGGCTATCGCTGGGACTATGAGAACACCGCGTTATTGTACGTCTACCGTCCGGCCACTCAATGGTCGATGGATGAGTTGGAAACCCCAAGCTTTAATGTGAACGATGAGCGCCTGTTCAATATTAAGGGCGGCAGTTATACCTGGTATGAGATGGAGCCAGGCTCTTACGATATTGTCATGCGTCGCGGCATTTTTGGTTTTGAAGGGCTAGGTTGGTTTGAGATTAAACGGCTGGCTGAAATTTATCTCGAAGCAGAAGCCGGTAAGGTTTATTACCTGCGCTATTCTGAAATCGATCCACCAGTGATTGACCCGGATCTGGAAGATATTCCGCTGGG is from Bacterioplanoides sp. SCSIO 12839 and encodes:
- a CDS encoding DUF2846 domain-containing protein, which translates into the protein MIKTMKWGLCLMALTAVAGCTVHHSFGDHFGAYVAPAEEQAFKTVGYRWDYENTALLYVYRPATQWSMDELETPSFNVNDERLFNIKGGSYTWYEMEPGSYDIVMRRGIFGFEGLGWFEIKRLAEIYLEAEAGKVYYLRYSEIDPPVIDPDLEDIPLGDGPLQLVAPSRALAELKDTQMIHHGRGLLAAQDIEVDESLQQVFEAGLEQSEATDASSPFADDTGLKARPRTKEEEWWPF